One window of Pyrus communis chromosome 12, drPyrComm1.1, whole genome shotgun sequence genomic DNA carries:
- the LOC137710135 gene encoding uncharacterized protein, translating into MECNKDEALKAKEVAELKASERDFSGALRFALKAQSLYPELDGLPQLLITLYVHTSAQKGTTGETDYYKVLAVEPLADKDTIRKQYKRLALSLHPDKNKSVGADSAFQIVKEAWNLLSDEAERFLYDQRRSLSYMVERVSDCKSSAVMSQNGFHTFSNYNQSNGRDQWSANYTDPFTTMSWNAFHTFSNYNQSNRKDQWSSNYTDPVTAMRRNGFHTFSNSNQSNGRDQWSASYTDPVTMSQNGYHTSSNCNHSNGRDQRSATRNEPAGVTSQDGFYTSSDYNHSNGMDQRSATPTEPTPMCQNGSRTSSNHKHSNGRDQMSATHSEPTRVTSQDGFYTSHINHSNGRDQRSATSVEPARPACQNDFHTPSNDSRSNRRDQKGATSVEPSVEPTTPVCRNDFHTSSNDNRSNGRDQSSASASHTKPTRRSTKPTRRNTKPSRPPSLPKQTFWTVCSSCKMHFEYLKTYLNHHLLCRNCNQGFLALGTPAPKVPNLTSSPWISYFQQKSSGQRNRTKKTCAPGSSQTASINVGLAGNSGVDTSTQDLAGKLFEPENLDSGQVPGSCAGQTASDVRQEFGESKRRHEEAFPNKEAHTCNLDAFKKTDAALASESPASASSSVPNKEMPTKKRHLRGQEMGMTNGGVAMESVFRTNNGSVGTGSFDVAGTHGLNFTGDLPKIQARSALQGMIQKEISQKLKVWKEAPASKTSFTPKAAADNNQVKEKQKEEAGQRGVKTSVTRCTAFVNPKKSSLANSHVDTDMEQQDTVKMTVPDPDFHDFDKDRTEKSFGSNQVWAVYDEDDAMPRYYAMVHSVISLKPFKLSMNWLNAKTNSEIAPLDWIACGFSKTSGELRKGKLVVYDHLPSFSHKVVRWTKGKRGVICIYPSKGEVWGLFRNWSPVWNEHTPDDVIQKYDMVQVLEDYNEEQGVKLVPLLKVAGFKTVFRQHWDQSKIMKFPREELFRFSHQVPSIILTGNEGHNAPKGYLELDPAATPLELLQVESEEYEDDMEVTGEGCDGEDPVGLSKTTKEEALVDNGKVTTETGLIEEAEKKDLADMMKTEKEHQGPALLVYSRKCFREDKKKGADC; encoded by the coding sequence ATGGAATGTAATAAAGACGAGGCCCTCAAGGCGAAAGAGGTCGCAGAGTTGAAGGCTTCAGAGCGTGACTTCTCTGGGGCTCTAAGATTTGCTTTAAAGGCGCAGAGCTTGTATCCCGAGCTTGATGGTCTTCCTCAACTTTTGATAACTCTTTATGTTCACACCTCCGCTCAGAAGGGAACAACTGGTGAGACCGATTACTATAAGGTCCTTGCTGTGGAACCGTTGGCTGACAAGGACACAATCCGAAAGCAATACAAGAGACTGGCTCTCTCTCTTCATCCAGACAAAAATAAATCTGTAGGCGCGGACAGTGCTTTCCAAATTGTTAAGGAAGCCTGGAATTTGTTGTCTGATGAAGCCGAGAGATTTCTTTATGACCAGAGGCGGAGCTTAAGCTACATGGTTGAAAGAGTTTCGGATTGCAAATCATCTGCAGTGATGAGTCAGAATGGTTTTCATACCTTCTCCAACTATAATCAGTCAAACGGAAGGGATCAGTGGAGTGCTAATTACACTGACCCTTTTACGACAATGAGTTGGAATGCTTTCCATACCTTCTCCAACTATAACCAGTCAAACAGAAAGGATCAGTGGAGTTCTAATTATACCGATCCTGTTACTGCAATGAGGCGGAATGGTTTCCACACCTTCTCCAACTCTAATCAGTCAAACGGAAGGGATCAGTGGAGTGCTAGTTATACCGATCCTGTTACTATGAGTCAGAATGGTTACCATACCTCCTCCAACTGTAATCATTCAAACGGAAGGGACCAGAGGAGTGCTACTCGTAATGAGCCTGCTGGAGTAACGAGTCAGGATGGCTTCTATACCTCCTCTGACTATAATCATTCAAACGGAATGGATCAGAGGAGTGCTACTCCTACCGAGCCTACACCAATGTGTCAGAATGGTTCCCGTACCTCCTCCAACCATAAGCATTCAAACGGAAGGGATCAGATGAGTGCTACTCATTCTGAGCCAACAAGAGTAACAAGTCAGGATGGTTTCTATACCTCCCACATTAATCATTCAAACGGAAGGGATCAGAGGAGTGCTACTTCTGTCGAGCCTGCTAGACCAGCGTGCCAGAATGATTTCCATACCCCCTCCAATGATAGTCGTTCAAACAGAAGGGATCAGAAGGGTGCTACTTCTGTTGAGCCTTCTGTTGAGCCTACTACACCAGTGTGCCGGAATGATTTCCATACCTCCTCCAACGATAATCGTTCTAACGGAAGGGATCAGAGTAGTGCTAGTGCTAGTCATACCAAGCCTACTAGACGCAGTACCAAGCCTACTAGACGCAATACCAAGCCTAGTAGACCTCCTTCTCTACCGAAACAGACATTTTGGACAGTGTGCAGTAGTTGCAAGATGCATTTTGAGTATCTTAAGACTTATCTGAACCACCACCTTCTGTGTCGCAACTGCAATCAGGGCTTTTTAGCTCTTGGGACACCAGCCCCAAAAGTACCCAATTTGACATCCTCTCCATGGATTTCCTACTTTCAGCAAAAGAGTTCTGGGCAGCGCAACAGGACCAAGAAGACCTGTGCTCCAGGAAGTTCACAAACTGCTAGCATAAATGTGGGATTAGCTGGAAATTCTGGAGTTGACACATCAACACAAGATTTGGCAGGCAAATTGTTCGAACCGGAAAATTTAGACAGTGGGCAAGTACCAGGTTCCTGTGCTGGTCAAACTGCAAGTGACGTTCGCCAAGAATTTGGGGAATCAAAGAGAAGGCATGAAGAGGCGTTTCCAAATAAGGAGGCGCATACGTGCAATCTTGATGCTTTTAAGAAAACAGATGCTGCCTTAGCGTCTGAGTCTCCTGCCTCTGCTTCTAGTTCCGTACCCAACAAAGAGATGCCTACGAAGAAAAGACATCTGAGAGGGCAAGAGATGGGAATGACTAATGGAGGAGTTGCTATGGAAAGTGTATTCCGGACTAACAATGGTAGTGTTGGTACAGGAAGTTTTGATGTAGCTGGAACACATGGACTTAACTTCACAGGGGATCTGCCCAAAATACAAGCGAGGAGTGCGTTGCAAGGAATGATTCAGAAAGAAATTTCCCAGAAGCTTAAAGTGTGGAAGGAGGCTCCTGCGTCGAAGACTTCATTTACACCAAAAGCTGCTGCAGATAATAACCAGGTGAAAGAGAAGCAAAAGGAAGAAGCTGGTCAGCGTGGTGTAAAAACTAGTGTTACAAGATGTACGGCATTTGTGAATCCCAAGAAGTCTTCCCTTGCCAATTCTCATGTGGACACTGATATGGAGCAACAAGATACAGTGAAAATGACTGTTCCAGACCCTGATTTTCATGATTTCGACAAGGATCGTACAGAAAAGTCATTTGGTAGCAACCAGGTTTGGGCCGTCTACGATGAAGATGATGCCATGCCCCGTTATTATGCTATGGTTCACAGTGTGATATCTTTGAAACCGTTCAAACTTAGCATGAACTGGCTCAACGCCAAAACCAACAGTGAGATTGCTCCGCTAGATTGGATTGCTTGTGGTTTTTCTAAGACTAGCGGGGAACTTCGGAAAGGGAAGCTTGTAGTCTATGACCATCTTCCTTCTTTCTCACACAAGGTGGTTAGGTGGACAAAAGGCAAAAGAGGAGTTATCTGCATATATCCATCAAAAGGAGAAGTCTGGGGACTGTTCAGGAACTGGTCCCCCGTTTGGAACGAACATACCCCAGATGACGTTATTCAGAAATATGATATGGTGCAAGTGCTTGAAGATTACAACGAGGAGCAAGGCGTGAAACTTGTCCCACTCCTTAAAGTAGCGGGTTTCAAAACAGTGTTCCGCCAACATTGGGACCAAAGTAAAATCATGAAATTTCCAAGGGAAGAACTCTTTCGTTTCTCTCACCAGGTCCCTTCTATAATTCTCACCGGAAATGAAGGTCACAATGCTCCGAAAGGATACTTGGAGCTTGATCCGGCAGCTACTCCCTTGGAACTGCTTCAGGTGGAATCAGAAGAATATGAGGATGACATGGAGGTGACAGGTGAAGGATGTGATGGTGAAGATCCAGTTGGATTGTCAAAAACCACCAAGGAAGAGGCTCTGGTGGATAATGGCAAAGTAACTACAGAAACAGGCTTGATAGAAGAGGCTGAGAAAAAAGACTTGGCAGACATGATGAAGACGGAGAAGGAACACCAAGGGCCGGCGTTGCTAGTGTATAGTCGGAAATGTTTCAGGGAAGACAAAAAGAAGGGTGCCGACTGCTAA
- the LOC137711334 gene encoding nuclear transcription factor Y subunit C-1-like, translating into MDPNPNSGAPTSAAAPTQQPPQAQSSPYGATQSSVPALPFHHLLQQQQQQLQMFWTYQRHEIESVNDFKNHQLPLARIKKIMKADEDVRMISAEAPVLFAKACELFILELTIRSWLHAEENKRRTLQKNDIAAAITRTDIFDFLVDIVPRDEIKEEAVGLGGMVGATASGVPYYYPPMGQPAGGPGGMMIGRPAVDPAGVYGVQPPSQAWQSVWQTAADDGSYGSGGSSGQGNLDGQS; encoded by the exons ATGGACCCCAACCCCAACTCCGGCGCCCCCACCTCCGCCGCCGCCCCGACCCAGCAACCACCGCAAGCCCAATCCTCCCCTTACGGAGCAACCCAATCCTCCGTCCCCGCCCTCCCATTCCACCACCTCctccagcagcagcagcagcagctccaGATGTTCTGGACCTACCAGCGCCACGAGATTGAGAGCGTCAACGACTTCAAGAACCACCAGCTGCCGCTTGCCCGCATCAAGAAGATCATGAAGGCCGACGAGGACGTCCGCATGATCTCCGCCGAGGCCCCCGTCCTCTTCGCCAAAGCCTGCGAGCTCTTCATCCTCGAGCTCACCATCCGCTCCTGGCTCCACGCCGAGGAGAACAAGCGCCGGACCCTCCAGAAAAACGACATTGCCGCTGCCATTACCCGCACCGACATATTCGATTTCTTGGTGGATATAGTGCCCCGCGACGAGATCAAGGAGGAGGCGGTGGGGCTCGGAGGGATGGTCGGGGCGACGGCTAGTGGGGTGCCGTACTACTATCCGCCGATGGGGCAGCCGGCTGGTGGCCCCGGAGGGATGATGATAGGGAGGCCTGCGGTGGACCCTGCTGGGGTTTACGGCGTGCAGCCGCCGTCGCAGGCGTGGCAGTCGGTGTGGCAGACTGCGGCGGATGATGGGTCGTACGGGAGTGGAGGGAGCAGTGGACAGGGCAACCTCGACGGTCAAAG TTAA
- the LOC137710136 gene encoding arabinogalactan O-methyltransferase 2-like, protein MPPEVPHFRSIVTPLVRFSSPVSPEAQECQPHRHKQSRGSKAMNFSRTKLFPFLVLILSIVSVLRLVRIAVTTPPPPPTLGKTCSFSSTCTKFRAETNASANTSGLMKKEYQLLLNLISQKAPCNLLIFGLEPQYMSLSSINAGGITVFLEDDQKKISTLKPNSNTTRVYKVDYQIPAKEAYRLLKHAREHPDCAPSSKLLQRSKCQLALKILPQEVYQLKWDVVVVDGPSGNAPEEPGRMSAIYSASMIARNANITHVVVHDVDRMIEKWFSWEFLCDANLVSSKGRLWNFRITSQSNSTNFCPAKAIRIE, encoded by the coding sequence ATGCCACCAGAAGTGCCTCATTTTCGCTCTATCGTAACTCCTCTGGTTCGGTTCTCTTCTCCTGTCTCACCAGAAGCACAAGAGTGCCAGCCTCATAGACACAAGCAATCGAGAGGATCTAAAGCCATGAACTTTTCCAGAACCAAACTCTTtcctttccttgttttgatCCTTTCGATCGTTTCGGTGCTCAGACTCGTTAGAATTGCTGTAACtacacctcctcctcctcctactcTGGGAAAGACATGTTCTTTCTCTTCCACATGCACCAAGTTTCGTGCAGAAACAAACGCCTCTGCCAACACCTCCGGCCTCATGAAAAAGGAATACCAACTGCTGTTGAATCTCATTTCGCAGAAAGCTCCCTGCAACCTCCTCATATTCGGGCTTGAACCTCAGTATATGTCTCTGTCATCAATCAATGCAGGCGGCATCACTGTCTTTCTAGAGGATGATCAAAAGAAGATAAGCACACTGAAACCAAATTCCAACACCACCAGAGTCTACAAGGTGGACTACCAGATACCTGCAAAAGAGGCGTACAGGCTGCTCAAGCACGCAAGGGAACACCCAGACTGCGCACCCAGCTCAAAACTGCTTCAACGATCAAAATGTCAACTTGCATTGAAAATTTTACCACAAGAAGTTTACCAGCTTAAATgggatgtggtggtggtggatggACCGAGCGGGAATGCACCAGAGGAACCGGGTAGGATGTCAGCAATCTATTCTGCTAGTATGATAGCAAGAAATGCAAACATTACGCATGTGGTAGTGCATGATGTAGACCGAATGATCGAGAAGTGGTTTTCCTGGGAGTTTCTGTGTGATGCGAACTTAGTTTCTTCCAAGGGGAGATTATGGAACTTTAGGATCACAAGCCAATCAAATTCTACAAATTTTTGCCCTGCCAAAGCAATTAGGATAGAGTAA
- the LOC137711170 gene encoding TITAN-like protein gives MQEKRKEITKKKKKYEFEYCVVCKLNHDQGPSHKYIPNHTKSLSAFLSRFQSKLADVRFFLKNPSPLRPEHASRNRLWCVFCDSDIDELYSSFACGNAINHLATAENLKNLKHFLWKYGGGMDRIDTFRISENELAKWEKKCNSLKLEAVPCGEGSRGPAFGPSNDIHTELKYGIIDTSENNSNSCFSHGVIPLPYHTNENQVSHSGLPQDTNVGCFPQAVANVSYHVGIRSGTNSINSNGLTVSRSTQHPLVSNGRKFSADGYFDNERMREGSQHGRMTKGQSSSPGFQNLTQILSLGPKEASGNVHTGAPPPWLQADEEIQFSVPLTPVSGSLISLSNKSGKSKKLNPNRVGAAWAERRKREMEMEKRGEIVMSDCDANWLPNFGRVWQSGNRKESRKEFELEKHKLRKVEIQSDMPIKIQPYVSKRMRTDASE, from the exons ATgcaggagaagaggaaagagatcacgaagaagaagaagaagtacgAGTTCGAGTACTGCGTGGTTTGCAAGCTCAATCACGACCAAGGTCCGAGCCACAAGTACATCCCGAACCACACCAAGTCCCTCTCCGCCTTCCTCTCTCGCTTCCAGTCCAAGCTCGCCGACGTCCGCTTCTTTCTCAAAAACCCTAGCCCTCTCCGCCCCGAACACGCCTCCCGCAATCGCCTCTGGTGCGTCTTCTGCGACTCCGATATCGACGAGCTCTATAGCTCCTTCGCCTG TGGTAATGCGATTAATCACCTTGCGACCGCTGAAAATCTGAAGAATTTGAAGCATTTCTTGTGGAAATACGGTGGAGGAATGGACCGCATTGATACATTTAGAATTTCGGAAAATGAACTTGCta AATGGGAGAAGAAGTGTAATTCACTGAAGCTTGAAGCTGTGCCTTGTGGTGAAGGCTCTCGAGGACCGGCATTTGGACCTTCGAATGATATCCATACTGAACTGAAATATGGAATTATAGATACTTCTGAAAATAATAGTAATTCATGTTTTTCCCATGGTGTCATTCCTTTACCATATCATACAAATGAGAATCAGGTATCCCATTCAGGACTCCCTCAAGATACAAATGTTGGCTGCTTTCCGCAAGCTGTTGCTAACGTTTCTTATCATGTGGGAATACGGTCTGGTACAAATTCCATAAATTCAAACGGTTTAACAG TTAGCAGGAGTACCCAACATCCTTTGGTTTCTAATGGTAGAAAATTCTCAGCTGATGGTTACTTCGATAACGAAAGG ATGAGAGAGGGGTCTCAGCATGGAAGAATGACAAAAGGGCAGAGCAGTTCTCCAG GTTTTCAGAATCTCACTCAAATATTATCCTTGGGTCCTAAAGAGGCTAGTGGAAATGTGCATACTGGGGCACCTCCTCCTTGGCTTCAAGCAGATGAAGAAATTCAGTTTAGTGTTCCACTGACACCAGTTTCAGGTAGCCTTATCTCCCTGTCAAATAAGTCGGGGAAGTCCAAGAAATTGAATCCAAACCGTGTCGGAGCAGCTTGGgcagaaaggagaaagagggagatggagatggagaaAAGAGGGGAAATTGTCATGAGTGACTGTGATGCCAATTGGCTCCCTAATTTTGGTAGAGTTTGGCAGTCTGGTAACCGAAAAGAGTCCAGAAAAGAATTTGAGTTGGAGAAACACAAATTACGTAAGGTTGAGATTCAGTCGGACATGCCAATTAAGATACAGCCTTACGTCAGCAAACGAATG AGAACTGATGCGAGTGAATAA